The DNA region CGCAAACAACCCGACCCTGAATTCTTCCAATAATATCTGGCTGTAATACTTGTACCATCCACGCTTCTGCATTTTTAGGTGCAATAGGGTAAGTTGCCTCAAAGCCCTGTATTCCAGCGGGAGCAAATCCAGATCTTGGATAGTAACTGGGATGGCCAAGCACAAAAACAAGTTGAACCCCTATCGCTTTAAGTTTTTCTAACCCAGTCTGAATAAGCTGACCACCAATGCCTTGTTTTTGATATTGAGGAAGCACAGCAAGAGGTGCCAAAATCGACGCCGAAATAGGTTCTGAAGGCTCAGGTTCCAATTGCGCTTTGGTAAACAAAATATGTCCCACAACCATTTGCTCCTTTACTGCAACTAGCGACAATAAAGGATGGGCAGTGGGATCTGAGAGCAAAGCGGAAATCAGCTCCGTAATTTCTGGTCCTTCTGTCTCACCAAATGCGGCGATCGCCAACTCTAAAATTTGAGGTAAATCTGAATCTGTTGCCTCGCGTATTTCTACATCCATCATGTTAAAAAGTTAATCTCCCACCCGAAAGCTGGCAGCTATTTCCCAGCAAAATCGACCACTTGAACTTTTGTCCATTTTGTTTTGTGGCGAGCCAGAAATTCTTGATGATTCGGGTGGGGTGAATAAACATCAAGATCAGCATCGCTTTGGAGTTTTACATACAAGCCAAGTTGATAACTTTTGATATGAACTTCGCGATCCTCACGGGCTTTTAAACCGAGGTCAACGCTCAGCACACCGGGAATTTGACCAAGCAATTCGATGCCGTCATCAATAATTGCTTGGGTATCCACAGTAGTGGTGGTCATTGAGAGTTCGAATAAAACGATGTGATGTAAGGGTTGGGACATTATGTTTAGCGATTAGATTTTTGCTTAAAGTTTTTAGGATAAAGTTGCAGTCATTTCTTCCATAACCACAGGTGTCAAAGGTTGAGAATTATGTTTCATCGCCGCTTTAATAAACCCGAAAAACAGGGGATGGGGCTGATTTGGGCGGGACTGAAATTCGGGGTGGAATTGAGTCGCAATAAAAAACGGATGGCTTGGATATTCAATAATTTCCACAAGGCGGCCATCGGGGGATGTACCACTAATTTGATAACCGCTTTCAAGAAAAAGATTGCGGTAGGCATTATTAAATTCGTAGCGATGGCGATGGCGCTCATAAACCACTTCTTCGCCATAAAGTTGATGCGTTTTTGTGTCCGGCGTGAGGCGACAAGGATATAGTCCTAAACGCATTGTGCCACCAAGATCCACAACATCCCGTTGCTCCGGCAAAATATTAATGACAGGATTTTTTGCTTCGGGCTGGAATTCGGCGCTATTCGCTTCTTCAAGTTTGGCCACATTGCGTGCCCACTCAATGACGGAAGATTGCATCCCTAAACAAAGTCCCAGAAACGGAATATTATTGGCACGGGCATAGGCGATCGCCGCAACCTTTCCATCGACACCACGGGAGCCAAAGCCACCAGGCACAACGATGCCAGACATTCCTTTCAAGTATTGCTCTGCGCCATTTTTCTCTAAATCTTCGGCATTAATCCAATGCAATTTAATATCAGCATCATTGGCGATCGCCGCGTGCCCGAGGGATTCAACCACAGATAAATACGCATCATTAAGCTGCACATATTTACCCACAATAGCAATATCCATATGGCGGGTAGGGCGTTTCATCCGCTCCACCAAACCGATCCAATTTTCTAAATTGGGCTGTCGCGCTTCCATGTTGAGCAGCTTTAAACTTTGCTCAGCTAAACCTTCTCGTTCCAGCATTAGAGGCACTTCATAAATACTGCTGGCATCCTGAGACGTAATTACCTGCTCCTCTGGCACATTACAGAATTCGGAAATTTTTTCCCGCTGTCCCGCAGGCAAAGGGCGATCGCAGCGACAAACAAGAATATCCGGCTGAATACCAATCGACCGTAACTCTTTTACCGAGTGCTGAGTGGGTTTTGTTTTCGTTTCGCCTGCTGCCGGAATCCAAGGGATTAACGTTACATGCATATATATAACGTTATCGCGACCAGCTTCTTTGCGGAATTGGCGAATCGCTTCGAGAAATGGCAACGACTCAATGTCACCAACAGTGCCACCAATCTCAGTAATCACAAAATCAGGATTTGTATTTTCTGCCACCCGAAAAATACGCTCTTTAATTTCATTGGTGATATGGGGAATCACCTGAACCGTACCTCCTTGATAATCACCACGACGTTCCTTATTAATAACAGCTTGGTAAATCGAACCTGTGGTCACACTATTAAGTCGCGACATGGACGTATCAGTAAATCGTTCGTAGTGGCCAAGATCCAAGTCTGTCTCTGCGCCATCTTCGGTTACAAAAACTTCGCCATGCTGAAACGGGCTCATTGTACCGGGGTCAACATTAATATATGGATCGAGCTTGAGGATCGACACCGAATAATCCCGTGATTTGAGGAGCCTCCCTAAACTTGCTGCCACGATTCCTTTGCCGATGCTGGACACTACACCACCAGTAACAAAGATAAATTTAGACATTAATAGCTACCCAATCCTGTTGAAAATTTCTTTAACCTGTCCATTCTGCCATAGTCCTTTCGATAGATATACCGAATTCACTAGTTACACTTTTATAGGGCAGATTTCAGTCTGTTTGATGTCAAAGTTGGACACCAGATTTGTCGTGATGGATGGAGCGATCGCCAACTTTAAAAATAAAAAAATTGGAGTATTGCTTACAAATTACAACCATACTCCTTATGCTAATTCATTATTAAAACGTCTAATAATAAGAACTTTAGGACGCTGCAAGACAAAATTCTGACCAACGCTGCTGCACTTGTCGATAGCAATCAGGTGGACTAATTTTTAGTTTTCGCAATAGATAAATCTCTGGCTTACTTTCATCTTTAAGTAGCAGGGTGAAATCCGTATTTGGATCATAAGTTTGCACAGACTGGATAATTTTCGCCATGCTACCCGCATCAACTTGATAAGCCTGTAAATGTTCTGGTATTGCCAGAGCCTCAACAAAATTAATAGTGTATTTCACGAGATCCTCTCGCCAAATAATGGAAGTATCAGTAGCGATCGCCACCTGACAAGAAACTAAGCCTCGTCCTTGGTTTTGGTAGCCTTGCCAAGCAGCATGACCCAAAGGCAATAAATGTTCGCGGATAAAATGACTTTGCCAACAATAGGACTGATGAGTGCGTAAACTATTTGGCGATCGCATCCATTTCCTCCCGTAATTTACGAGTGGCAGCCACCATATTTTTTAAAGCAGGCACCACTTCTTCCCAACGACGAGTTTTCAGACCACAATCAGGATTAATCCACACTTGCTGGATCGGAAGTTTTTCCAAACCCGCTTTCAGTTGTTCTACCAATTGCGCTTGGGTGGGCACCACCGGACTATGGATGTCATACACCCCATTACCAATTTGATGGCTATAACCCGCGCTGGTGACTTCTCCAAGGGTGCGATTATTACTACGGCTATTTTCGATGGAAATTACATCTGCATCGAGGCGCTCAATGTCTTGAATAATGTCGCCAAATTCGCAATAACACATATGGGTATGAATTTGGGTCTGGGGTTGAGCGATCGCCGTTGCGAGACGGAAAGCATCCACAGCCCAACCCAGATAATCATTCCAGTGTTGCACCTTGAGCGGCAAACCTTCCCGTAGGGCAGGCTCATCCACCTGAATAATTTGAGCACCTGCAGTTTCAAGCTCCGCAATTTCTTCCCGTAATGCCAGCGCAATTTGAAATGCTTGTTCCTTGCGGGACAAATCTGCACGGGGGAATGACCAATTCAAGATCGTAATGGGTGCCGTTAACATCCCTTTCACAGGTTTTTCTGTTAAGGATTGGGCAAACTGAAATTCCCGTACAGTCATCGCTTGGGAACGGGACACATCACCATAAATAATGGGGGGACGCACACAACGGCTGCCATAACTTTGCACCCAACCATTGGTGGTAAAGGCAAAACCAGACAGCTGCCGCCCAAAGTATTCCACCATATCAGTCCGTTCAAATTCGCCATGGACCAAGACATCAAGGCCAATATCTTCTTGCAGCTTGATGCAATCTGCAATTTGTTTTTCCATGGCAGCTTGGTACTCCGCGAGGGACAGCTCACCTTTTTTGTACTGCACTCGTAACCGTCGCACTTCTTTGGTTTGGGGGAAGGAACCAATGGTGGTGGTGGGTAAAGGCGGCAACGCAATTTGTTGGCTAATGCGGGAGCTGTAGGACAAAGACCGCTCAAAATTCTTGGGTTGCAGGGCTTCTAGGGCTGTATGAACCGCAGGGTTGGGAGGATTGAAATCAATAAAAGCTTGCCATGCCTGTTGAATCTGCTGTTGTTGGGCCGTGGTGTCCGTACCGTTAAGGGTTTGGGCGAGGAACACAATTTCGGTTAATTTCTGTTCGGCAAAACTTAAGACGCCATGTAAGGGTTGGGGTAATTGTTTTTCGAGTTTGGCGTCGTGGGGAACAAATTGTAGAGAGGCAGAGGGTTGGACTCGCACAGTTGTGGCGATCGCCTGAATCTCTTTTAAGCGCTGCAAGGTGTCTTCCGGTTGACATTGCCAAATATTACGGCCATCAATAACCCCAGCACCCAAGACCTTATCGGCAGGAAAACCATGGGTTTGCAATAACTGTAAATTGTCGCCTCGGGTGAAATCTAAACTGATGCCTGCCACTGGTAAGGCGGTGACCCAGTTATAGGTGTCGCCCAAATCATCAAAGTAGGTAACCAATTGCAACGGCACACCGACTTTCGCTAAAGCAGCATAAGTTTTTTCCACAGCGGCTTGGAGTTGGGGCGCACGACTCGTCACCAAAATTGGCTCATGGATCTGTACTTCGGCGATCGCCAAGCCCTTTAGCTCAGTCAATAGCTCAACATAGAGGGGCAATAATGCATCTAACAAACCGTCAAAATCTGCCTTACAGCGACTTAAACTGAGTAACGTCACAGGGCTTAAAATGACGGGAGTTGCCCGGGCTGCGAGGCTAGATTGGGCGCGTTTAACCGTCGCAATAAAATCACTAAAATCCCCTTGGGGTTTGGCATCAGCATCAATTTCAGACACAAGATAATGGTAGTTAGAATCAAACCATTTCGTCATTTCCAAAGCTGGACGATTATCAACGCCACGGGCCATGGCAAAATAGCGCGTCAACCCAGATAATTCCGCAAATCGCGCTGGAATTAAACCCAAACGGACAGCCCAATCCAGCACTAAATCGTAAAACGTGAAATCACCTACCGCAATGTGGTCAATACCTGCCTGTAATTGGGTTTGCCAATCCTTGGCTTCGAGGTCTTGTAGTGTTTGGACGAGGGTTGCTTCATTTAATTTGCCGCGCCAGAAAGACTCCAAAGCCTTTTTTACCTCGCGGCGTTTACCCATCCGGGCATAACCTAATGATGCAGTTTGAATTGTCATGGTTTTTTCAATTAAAAATTTGGTCTATCTACGAGGTCAAATAACTTATAAACAAAGTCCATATTTTCAACTCAATCAATCGATATTTTGTGTTTAGTAATAAAAAATCACAGCAAACATTTCTCTCAAAAAAGCATGAGAAATCATAAGAAATTCCACAATAAATTCGCCCTAAGATATTGGCTAAAACCCAATATTTAGCACTATTAGTCAACTGGAATTGGGGCCACAATACTTTTTTCTGCAACAGAGGAAAAAATGAGCTATTTCTATGAGCTTCAAAAAAACAGGAAACAGCCCATCATCACAATGAATAATGCACAAAATCTGCTCCTGAAGCATCTCAATTTTTCACACATTTCCAGAGAATAATGTGCGGGCTATGCCATCGTATGGATTGTAGTTATTGCAGAGGGGGAAAGGAGATCGAGTGATCGCCTTCCAAAAAATCTTTGAATCATCATCTGTGCCTCGCAGATGTAACTAGGAACATGAACATTGACATCGGCGGGCATTCTGACTGAGGAAAAAACTCCTTTCACAGTTGCGGGACAGCGCTGGATTTACACCAAACTTTCCCCGTTACCTCTAACGACTGATCTTCGTTAGAACCGAGTTGAGCGGTATCGTAACATATTTTTGCAAGGAAATGATCAATAACGAATTCAACGAGTACAAAACACTTTTCAAATGAATGAATTTATTTACGACGAAAAATATTGTTTGTTCTCTAGTCAAAAAACTCAATTCATCGAATAATTTCAACAGTATTGTATTGCAATCAATCAAATTTTAATTGGTCTATTTTTTCGATAAAAAACAATTAGATCATCTGTAGTATTTCTGAATGAAAGCATTTTTTTGTATGATGTCTCCGTAGAGCAGAGGCAAATCATCGATGCAAATTTTCGGTACAACAAAATTACTGGGGGTTATCGGTGACCCTGTCAAACATTCTTTCTCTCCTCTCATGCACAATGCGGCGATCGCCGAACTTGGTACAGATTACGTTTACCTCGCGTTTCCTATCTCTGCGAATAATCTAAAAACAGCCCTCGATGGATTTCGAGCCATTGATCTGAAGGGATTTAGCATTACGATTCCCCATAAACAATCGATCATGGCGCACCTAGAGGCGATCGCCCCAGAAGCGCAGATGGTGGGTGCAGTGAATACTGTTTGGCAAACAGAAACAGGTTGGCAGGGAACGAATACAGATGTCGCGGGTTTTATTGCACCGTTAAAAGCATTAGATAAAGATTGGTCGACCGTTTCGCCAGTAATCTTGGGAAATGGTGGAGCGGCAAGAGCAGTTGTCGTTGGTTGTCATCAGCTTGGTTGCCCGC from [Leptolyngbya] sp. PCC 7376 includes:
- a CDS encoding GNAT family N-acetyltransferase, which encodes MMDVEIREATDSDLPQILELAIAAFGETEGPEITELISALLSDPTAHPLLSLVAVKEQMVVGHILFTKAQLEPEPSEPISASILAPLAVLPQYQKQGIGGQLIQTGLEKLKAIGVQLVFVLGHPSYYPRSGFAPAGIQGFEATYPIAPKNAEAWMVQVLQPDIIGRIQGRVVCADTLNNPKYWVE
- a CDS encoding Dabb family protein, which produces MSQPLHHIVLFELSMTTTTVDTQAIIDDGIELLGQIPGVLSVDLGLKAREDREVHIKSYQLGLYVKLQSDADLDVYSPHPNHQEFLARHKTKWTKVQVVDFAGK
- a CDS encoding CTP synthase, coding for MSKFIFVTGGVVSSIGKGIVAASLGRLLKSRDYSVSILKLDPYINVDPGTMSPFQHGEVFVTEDGAETDLDLGHYERFTDTSMSRLNSVTTGSIYQAVINKERRGDYQGGTVQVIPHITNEIKERIFRVAENTNPDFVITEIGGTVGDIESLPFLEAIRQFRKEAGRDNVIYMHVTLIPWIPAAGETKTKPTQHSVKELRSIGIQPDILVCRCDRPLPAGQREKISEFCNVPEEQVITSQDASSIYEVPLMLEREGLAEQSLKLLNMEARQPNLENWIGLVERMKRPTRHMDIAIVGKYVQLNDAYLSVVESLGHAAIANDADIKLHWINAEDLEKNGAEQYLKGMSGIVVPGGFGSRGVDGKVAAIAYARANNIPFLGLCLGMQSSVIEWARNVAKLEEANSAEFQPEAKNPVINILPEQRDVVDLGGTMRLGLYPCRLTPDTKTHQLYGEEVVYERHRHRYEFNNAYRNLFLESGYQISGTSPDGRLVEIIEYPSHPFFIATQFHPEFQSRPNQPHPLFFGFIKAAMKHNSQPLTPVVMEEMTATLS
- the metE gene encoding 5-methyltetrahydropteroyltriglutamate--homocysteine S-methyltransferase — its product is MTIQTASLGYARMGKRREVKKALESFWRGKLNEATLVQTLQDLEAKDWQTQLQAGIDHIAVGDFTFYDLVLDWAVRLGLIPARFAELSGLTRYFAMARGVDNRPALEMTKWFDSNYHYLVSEIDADAKPQGDFSDFIATVKRAQSSLAARATPVILSPVTLLSLSRCKADFDGLLDALLPLYVELLTELKGLAIAEVQIHEPILVTSRAPQLQAAVEKTYAALAKVGVPLQLVTYFDDLGDTYNWVTALPVAGISLDFTRGDNLQLLQTHGFPADKVLGAGVIDGRNIWQCQPEDTLQRLKEIQAIATTVRVQPSASLQFVPHDAKLEKQLPQPLHGVLSFAEQKLTEIVFLAQTLNGTDTTAQQQQIQQAWQAFIDFNPPNPAVHTALEALQPKNFERSLSYSSRISQQIALPPLPTTTIGSFPQTKEVRRLRVQYKKGELSLAEYQAAMEKQIADCIKLQEDIGLDVLVHGEFERTDMVEYFGRQLSGFAFTTNGWVQSYGSRCVRPPIIYGDVSRSQAMTVREFQFAQSLTEKPVKGMLTAPITILNWSFPRADLSRKEQAFQIALALREEIAELETAGAQIIQVDEPALREGLPLKVQHWNDYLGWAVDAFRLATAIAQPQTQIHTHMCYCEFGDIIQDIERLDADVISIENSRSNNRTLGEVTSAGYSHQIGNGVYDIHSPVVPTQAQLVEQLKAGLEKLPIQQVWINPDCGLKTRRWEEVVPALKNMVAATRKLREEMDAIAK
- a CDS encoding shikimate dehydrogenase yields the protein MQIFGTTKLLGVIGDPVKHSFSPLMHNAAIAELGTDYVYLAFPISANNLKTALDGFRAIDLKGFSITIPHKQSIMAHLEAIAPEAQMVGAVNTVWQTETGWQGTNTDVAGFIAPLKALDKDWSTVSPVILGNGGAARAVVVGCHQLGCPQIHVIGRNPEKLTTFAKSWQGTPLEQKLQTHLWGDLNRLIPTTKFLVNSTPVGMHPNIDASPVSAELMKLLSSDSIAYDLIYTPSPTQFLQLAQNQGATIFDGLEMLVQQGAIALEKWLAQPVPVATMRQALLEHLAQKTKA